In the genome of Dama dama isolate Ldn47 chromosome 33, ASM3311817v1, whole genome shotgun sequence, the window atgtttttattagtttgtttttCCCTGTTATGTTTGACCTTGTGTGTCATGGTGAAATTAGGCTCTAAGGTGAATcaacccctccccccagccccgcctCTTTACTAAACATGACAGACACAGTTCAATGAAATACTAATTTCTTAAAAGATGAAAGGCTCTTTTTAGCTTTTTAACTCGTTTCAGTGTTGAGTAACGTTTGTATCTTAACGCAAGTGATGTGACTGTCAGATTCCAGCAGGAATACACCTTTCCTGCCTTCAATGCGTGTGAACAGTTGCTAGATGGGAGGCCAGAGTCATCACACAGCCGAAGGATGACAGAGCAGCTTGTCTCGTGCTCGTCTATAGATCAAAGAGGCTGCGTGTTTACTGGAATTCTTACTTCATGTAGTATCGGGTTATGCATAATTTATGGTGAAAAaccctgcttctgttttattttgcttctgtCTGCAAAGACCAAATGAGGAGTGACTTGGCCTTAGAGATATTAATGAAtgtgttttgtgtttgtgtgaAGTTTAAGGCTCATGATAACCCCTGCTATGGGTTGTCCTAGATTAATTGAATCCTTTAAGTCCTTGAATATCAAAGAGGTTAGAGTGACTTAGAGCTGGAGaggtcttattcttttttttttcccgatTCACCTTCTAGTTCTTACTCCAGGGCTGTCTAACACATGGTAGATGCCTCTAAATGATGCCTCTAAATAATACTgggggaaaagggaggaaggagaggaaaagggagaaaggagggaggaagtaaagtgaaatgaaagtcactcagtcatgtccaactctttgtgaccccatggactgtagcccatcaagctcctctgtccataggattgtccaggcaagaatagagtgggttgccattccctggaCTTTTATGCAAAGTAGGTATTACTCCCTTCAGTATCCTGGTGTACTTTGGGCTAGAGTTTATTGCCCACACTTCTGGATCCAGAGGTGTACTCTAGAGATCTTTTAAATTACTCATGCAAGATGTCCCTTTTATGTAGTATTATAGACATGACTTCATCGCCCTCCTCTCTTGTGAATTCCTTTCTGGAAGACACAGCTACATTGTAATCATCTCTGTAACCACCACAGAATTTAGAGCACTGAACACATATTTGTGAATGTGGGCAGGGAGAGTCAGGCAGAGATTCCTGACCTCAGCACCTCTGATCACTCCTCTTCAATGTCAGAGCTCGCCTATGAACTGTCTCAACTCCTAACTGCCATCCTGATGGTCATCTCCAGCTTGAGGAAATGAAACCACAAAAAGTCATCCCTTTGTTCTTCTAAGGGGACAATTGGAATTCCCTGCCAGCCGTTTCTGGAAGTTCTAAGAGTTCCTGTTGGGCCATGAAACAACTGGCTGGGGTAGACTAAATTAATAACTTATGTAGCATAAACCTCATTCAAGGGCATGTGAGCAATAGGACCAGATGCCTCTCTGATAACCCAGGAGATGGGCCTTTGCAAATGTCATGGTCTTTGTTGATTCAACCACTCCAATGAAGCTCCTTAAAGGCAGGAGCTTCTGCTGTATTAACTCTAATCTCCAGTCTCTGAAATTTCACTAGAGATTTCAATGCAGGGTGACTGCTCTGTCTTTCTAGGTGGGGGTCAGTGAATGCATATCTCTGCTTGTGTTGACTCTTCCCATGCTGGGAAGTACCAGCTGAGCATATCCAAAGACATAGTGACTTGTtagaatatataatttttcttaagtCGTGTTTATCTTTCAGAGATGCCTCAATAATTAAGAAATTGCCTTAGCTACTTTCTGATAACAAGTCTCTTACAGTAGGAATGAGTcacagagaaagagaacagataataacgtgcttagtcacttcagtcatgtccgactctgtatggccccatggaccatagctcacccagactcctctgttcgtgggatttcccaacaagaatactagagtgggtggccatgccctccttcaggggctattccctacccaaggattgaacccacggctCCTgtctttcaggcagattctttacctgtcgagccactggggaaaccccatAGATAATAATATGGTTCCCTAATggatccatgggcttcccaggtggcgctagtgaagagcccgcctgccaataaaggagacataagggacttgggttcaatccctgggtcggaaaaaatcccatggaagagagcatggcaacccactccatcagtattcttgcctggagaatctcctggttcctctgccaccagaacaggaacctggtgggctatagtccaaagggacgcaaagagtcagactcaactaaagcaacttagcacgcacacaatgGATCCATACTTAAAAGCAGTAACATTTAATATCTACTCGGCCGATGATTGCAGGTTTGCTCCTTCATCTGAAGTGACACTCACTTTTAAACATCCCTTCTGAGTCCTGTTTCCAGTGCCTACCAGTAGAGAAATTGTTTTCCCTTGTACGATGCCAGCGCTCTGTTAATTCTTCATCTCCTTCTCCCCCCCATAGTGGAAAGGTGAAATCCAGGAGTTCTGTCCCAACACCAAAATGCTCTTAGTTGGCTGCAAATCTGATCTTCGGACAGATGTCAGTACATTAGTAGAGCTCTCGAATCACAGGCAGACACCGGTGTCCTATGACCAGGTATGTATATAGTCAGTGTGCACATGTGGATTATAAAAAGTGACAGAAATGAAACATCACTTGTAATAAGTAGCTACTTTTCTACAGGGTCAAGCAAGGGTCACCACCAAGTGCAGGTCCCTCTCCTGAGGTGGAGACTGAGCACGCTGTGTCCGGACTGTGCCCATCTGTGAACAGAGATGAAAGGGGATGGTGTGTTTGTGCCTCTGGCTTCTCAGCAAACGTCCAGGCCccttcctggcagtccactgcTCAGATTAATGTAAAAACTGCCCAGTGAGCACCAAAGTGGTCCAGGATGAGGTTAGGCCAAAATTATGGTGATATTTTGATTGTGAGTTTCTCAAAAAGCTTTCCAACATTGGTTGAGCAATTGACTGTGTAAGGAttcatatgtgtacatgtatacataaGGCAAATTTGAGAGGAAATCCTTTAAAATGTTCTGTCATTCAGCAGAAGAATCATGTGACACTTGATTACTTGAGGACAGAAACAGTGGCTCATATTCAGCCCTTTGTATTTCTCTGCAACTCTCACTGGGTTTAAAgttaaatagatttaagagagaATGTGGCCAAAACCAGTAATACTCTTAAAGAGAGTTAATCTTATTTTACACTCAGCAACATAATAAAATACTACAAAAGGCCATTGTCAGTAAAATAGAGCACCCCCCAAAAACCGTCTTTTAGAGTTTCATCATTCCTGCAGGCATTTCCCCCAAGTATTTAGGAAGGAGGAGGATTAGTTTCAGAAGTTCATTCTCTTAAAACTTACAACCAAATTCTAAAGAGAGTTCATGTTGAAATAGCTAGAATTCTATTGACTCATTGTTTGACCAATCATACTGTGGTCGTCTTTGTCCTTCATTCCAGTTAACACAACTCTGGCTATTTAAATAAGTTATTTTGATGTAGACATGCTCTTCTTGGGTCCCCTTGTTGCCTGGCccacatttaaaaattacatattttatgtcTCCTAAATTATAGATGTATAACAGTATTATTCCTTTCCTCAATTTGTTTTGGCCTTTAATCATATAAATTTCAAAACTGATTCTAAATTCTCTTATGGCTGCTTTTTGTACAACCTATTAGCCTTGAGTGCcatttgctcagttgctcagtcatgtctgactctttgcgaccctatggactgtagcccaccaggctcctctgtctgtgaaattttcctagcaagaatactggagtgggttgctgtttcctactccatgAGTGCCATTTACacttgagaaaagaaaagctgagTGCACCATGCGGTGCTGAAAAGGCTGGAAGAGCCAGATGACTCTACCAGAGCTGTGTGAAAAATGCAGCATTTACATCCATGGTctttagctttttcactcttttccagcAGTAAGATTCTCTGGGTAATTCTATACTCTGCTGTAACTTGGAAGACCTAAGTGTCTAGTTACCCTAGGTTACAGTTGGTAGTGAAGATAAATCACCTCCTAAGACTTCTACTTCCTGGCAACACCCCATACTAACTACTTGATGATTGGGCTGTTTATTGATAACCCAGTGTCATTACACCAGCCTTTAGCACCTCTGGGAAGTCAAGCAGTGCCTACTGAGTGATGACAATTGAACATCTTAAGACTGGTCCTTGACtggaaatatttatgaaataataaagaaggcagttaaaatgttaaaaaagatttttttcatcaaTACTTAGAAAATTCAATTACCTATTAGAAACATTTTGTTATGCATTATAATTTTGAGGTATTGGAATATACTTTCTAACTTTCCCCAGAGACTTATTGCTGATCACAATCCCTTTTGCTTCACAGGGAGCAAATATGGCCAAACAGATCGGAGCAGCTACTTACATTGAATGCTCAGCTTTACAGTCAGAAAATAGCGTCAGAGACATTTTTCACGTGGCCACCTTGGCATGTGTAaacaagacaaataaaaatgttaagcGGAACAAATCGCAGAGGGCGACAAAGCGGATTTCACATATGCCTAGCAGACCAGAACTCTCGGCAGTGGCTACAGACTTACGAAAGGACAAAGCCAAGAGTTGTACTGTGATGTGAATCTCCAGTTATTTTTTATGAGGACAaggaaattaaatgtaaaaaccaccaccaacaaaacagAAAGGTGAAGTCTGAACAAAGTGCACAGCCAAAGTCACATGTTCTGGAGGCTTAGGAGGCGTTTGGAAGGATTGTTCATCTTTTTGGAATCCTGTCCTTAGATTTGGCATGTAGAACAAGTGGTGGGAAGTGAGTTCATTGAAGAGTTTTGAAATGTGACTTGAAAAATATGCCAAAAAAGAGAGATTCAGATGGGCTAGAGGTTGAAGAAGAGGAATGCGAGTACCtccaagaagaaaaatcacactcTGAATGGTgcttgcatttttgttttctttgttacaTTCTATTCACGGATCTCtactttgatttaatttttaagtgttttaatcTCCTTTACAAAAAAGTGTATATTAATATACCATCCTCATTGGGGAACTGGCACTGTGACCTTAGCATTTAGTTTTCTAGAGGATGTGATCTAATTTTCTCCTAGCTCATCATTAAAATGGAAATTGTATCAGGACCCATGGGATATCCAGAGGAAAGTTGGTGAGGCTTTGAAATCTTGCTGTCCTGAAGATAGCTGAGTGAGATGGTTCTCAAGGAACGCTTTTGCAGTGTTGCGAGGTTCGGAGACCAGCACTACAAAGATTGAATAGGTCAACTAGAAGAAAAGTGTCCATTTTTATTCAGTCTGATGGTTCTGTTCATCCTTGTGATTGTCATTAAAAAGTGGTAAATTGCTCAATGTGATATTTTTGTGTGCTGTTTAGAAAAgggtgtgtgattttttttttttgccatcattGATAAAAATGCAACGTCAAATAAAAGGTGTCTTGGTATGACATCATAGAATGatccaagggggaaaaaatgtaggTACTATTGATATTTTCACCTGACGAGATAACGAATGAAGGGTAGTAGCAGAAAGCACAGTTTGTGAGTTAAGTTGTCTGGATGTAAGAGACCAAAAGTACAAAGCAAAAGGCCTATTTTGGGATGAAGCTCCAAAGTTGGCAACATTTGATAATCAGTTGGCTTATTTCAATATCTTTCAGTGAACATGATAAGAATGGCCCTCTGTTCCAAGCTTTTGAGAATCCTTAGAGGAAAATTATGTAATGTCAGTCCTACACTACCCTATGGCATTTTTAGAGAGTGATTGCTAAACCTCACTTAATCAGATTCTGCCAAGGCCGTGTTCCATACTTGATCACTATTGTTACATAAAATAATCAGCCTTTAAAATAGTTTACAGATATTTTTTGACCAGTTGCTTTTAGAGCTTCTTTTCAGAGAAGAAACTAGATCCGACCTTTTTATTGTTGGCGCTTGTTGAAAACGAGCTTTCTTTCCAATGATAAAGCTTCATTTTTGAAGTGTTGAAGCTCCCATTCAGTTGTGGCAGGAGAGGAGATTAAAGTAATTACAACACTCAGTCTGTGTCTTACAAGCACTTTGTTTTGTCTCTGCAAGAAAATACCATTCCAGTCATTTTCCCCAAGAAATACAGACATTTTACCAACATGATATGCTCTGATTAATGCAGCATTATGCTTTGGGCAGTATTACAAAATAGCTGGCAAATGCTTTCTGTATTTAAatattgtaaaaagaaaataagttataACTGTTATAAAGCAGAACTTTTGTtgcagttttttaaatgttgaagtcACTTTGTATGTTTGTTTGGTCAATGTTTCTGCAGTATTTAttaaaacatactttttttttttgtttcttcaaatAAAAAAGTAACCATGTCTTTGTCAAAATGTGAGCTGCCTTTCATTACCTACTTCCTGATttaactgtttatttttctttaatagagTTGATTACAGAATCTGGCCTCACATTTCCTGGATGGGTAGGCCTTGGAATtatttgcttcttggcagaagTTGGAATTTCTTGGGGGAAGATACATCTGTGTATATAAAAGTTTTTTTATGATGATTTCAAGTCTCGAGAAGGAAGTGGAGTGTAATTGGAATGAGTAATTTGATCATAAACAGAGCCACCATACTGCCTAGGATTAATTCATAGAAAATGTGGGGATTTCCTTCAACCCTTCAGTAATAACAGTATGATGCAGTCTCAGGGCCCAGGTTGATTCTGATAATAGGGCTAGTTTGCTTCTGTGACCTGTGTAGCCCCAAGCCTCAATTCCTAATCCAGCATCCACCTTGCAAGGTGTGCTCTTGTTCACAGGGGCCTGTTGTGCAGATGACCCAGGACTCAGCTATTACattaaagaaaacagcaaaaaaaaaaaaaaaaggccttatTTATGGTAGCAGCGTCTCTAAATAACACAGAACAGCGTAATTCAGGCTGCCTCAGTGACCTGGAAGTTGTAACATCAGCATGAAAAAGCTTAGGATCAAGAGAGACATGGTGGCCCATGAACCCAGTCTTTTAGCTGAGACTCTTACATGCAAATTTTACAGAAATGTCCAGAGATACTCCATGTGTGTATCTCACAGCTATTTAGGAAAATTCAGCTATCTCTACACAGTTAAGTCACTTCATATAAAAACTACGTCcttgtggctttttttttaaattggaacataatttatttataatgcaTTAAGTTTATGCTGTAcaatgaatcagctatgtgtatacatatgtcccctgcttcttgggcctccctcccccatctgcccccccaccccacccctgccaggtCAACatagagcaccgagctgagctccctgtgttattcagcatttcccactagctagctattttacacgtgatagggtatatatgtcaatcctaatctcccagttaGTGccactctccccttcctcccatgtccacatgtcccttctctacatctgtctctattcctgccttgcaaataggttcatctgtaccatttttctagatttcgcATATAcgcattaatattaaaatatttgtttttctgacttcactctgtatgacagactccaggtccatccacatctctataaAAGGCTTTAGAAACCTGAGCTGTAGTGACTTGCTTGAGAATAATTCTCAGAAACACAAAGCAGAGAAAACCAAGGATCTAGCAAGCACAACCGAACAAATGAAAGAGCATTGACATTATGGGATAGTctcatgaaaatttttttaaaagcccagaATTACCAAAAATATCTAACTCATTCTTGTCGGCATGtagtaaagagaataaaaagacttTCCTAATTCTTGGTGTTGAGTAGCTTCTTAGGCATAACTTCTAAATTGGGCTTGCAAGAAACTCGTTTCTCAACGATGACTGACACAGGAGAAAAAACCCAGCAGTTGAGTTTCTGCTGACCTTGGCAGTATTTTATGGGTTGGACAGTAATGTTTCCCTCTGGTGAATTGTTCTTTCCCAGTGGCTTTAATTTgttcaacagaaaagaaaaaagttggtcTTCAGCCCTAGGCATGtatgctttccttttctctgaatttttgcttcagcaaacatttattccaAGCATTCTGTgaactttcctttcttttgattAATGATCATGATTAATGCCTCTTTAAAGGCTAAAAGGTGATTTTCAAACTCTGAGTAAGACTTTGTGTCTCACTTCTATTAATCTTTCCCAAGAATAGGAATAGTTGCTTAGAAGATTCTCACCTTGTAGGGAATGTGCCTTAAATGCAAATTTAGAAATAACCCagggaattattttttattagaagaaataaaaaaagaaccaacTCATCCTTAAGACTCCTGAAACTCTTAACATTCCATGTCCTTTTTGATGGGCTATGTTGACATTAGCATTCTGTTCTaaatctatcttttctttttgtccttccATCAAGAACATATTTACTGACTGCCTACTATGTGCCTGCCACTTTACTAGGCTTGACACAATTATTCCCAAAACAAAATCTCTGTCCCAGGGAATTTATAATTGATTTGAGAGAAACAGTCATGAATGCACCATGTCCAGGTGTGACCTCTGTGGACATTAACTGAGTCATAGACACTGGCTGATGGAAAACATTCCTGTAGGTAGCCAGGTACCAATGCAatatgctgaagaattgatgcctttgaattgcagtgctgcagaagactcttgaga includes:
- the RND3 gene encoding rho-related GTP-binding protein RhoE, which translates into the protein MKERRASQKLSSKSIMDPNQNVKCKIVVVGDSQCGKTALLHVFAKDCFPENYVPTVFENYTASFEIDTQRIELSLWDTSGSPYYDNVRPLSYPDSDAVLICFDVSRPETLDSVLKKWKGEIQEFCPNTKMLLVGCKSDLRTDVSTLVELSNHRQTPVSYDQGANMAKQIGAATYIECSALQSENSVRDIFHVATLACVNKTNKNVKRNKSQRATKRISHMPSRPELSAVATDLRKDKAKSCTVM